Proteins from a single region of Punica granatum isolate Tunisia-2019 chromosome 8, ASM765513v2, whole genome shotgun sequence:
- the LOC116187903 gene encoding TMV resistance protein N-like isoform X2 codes for MAPKRKRTSPATSYQVFLSFRGPDTRQGFTDVLYHALVDAGIRVFRDNEEIRKGEYIGEEILRAIEDSRIFVPIFSRTYAFSKWCLIELAKMVESKEKSSGSKRILPIFYDASVNDVKLKTELYTEALSIHREKFSPNTVQQWEKTLREAGKIKGWELKDKGHAEFAKEFVRKVSVELKVKKKYVTGSLVERIDEQDALMSLLDLKSSHDVRLVWIHGMGGIGKTTLAQAVFNRLCDHFGGSSFLLDMRETANRKGIEYLQRQLLQDLGVKSADVTDENDGIWMISEKLQNRKVLVIFDDVDDLEQIGKLAGEAGWFGEGSRIIITSRNKNVPVFEGGRVEILEAEPMKFEESLLLFSRHAFGNENPPEDFRDLSEEVVRITGGLPLALEVVGSQLRTSYEHRDRVHWDHMIGALQKIPARKVQDRLKISYDALDWEAKQIFLDIACFFINEEKTKAIYMWQSCGFEPYLAVKELVDASLIKLADENKFSMHDQLRDLGRKIVRDERLKDPGKPCSRIWMHEDALKVLREEEGKENVEMLSLSYNELSKDFILTKQELKSFKNLRFLSLCGSNFLGDLEHALPKLIWLSWRSCPDVFQGTNLYLKNLIVLDLSRSLISETWKGWSQIGMCKELKVLDLTSCHRLTKTPDLSVCTKLERLILNDCVNLVEIDHSVGTLKCLKYLNASGCHYLRDVPEVICSLDGVEEIVMVAKGNFRDILKLPDSIGTLSRLKHLSVSLARSTPPNSLGYLKSLVKLDLSWSKMAELPESIGGLVKLEYLSLHFCRGIKELPDSMRDLKSLAELDISMSGITRLPSIKYLQELKVINMRGSVIEWIPISIRKLKKLEKLDIQDCDHLRYIPTAMDPSLLTVSCSAPEMGFGEQRTRIDWETHLESQREMGRAPCCDKANVKKGPWSPEEDAKLKDYIEKHGTGGNWFALPRTAGLKRCWKSCRLRWLNYLRPNIKHGEFSDVEDRVICTLFATIGSRWSIIAAQLPGRTTNGIKNYWNMKLKKKLMGNFYINPPGTSNLSCGLPSTPEQRHHFIAPFSPTIPTLSVPSSSTSNFYELSPFNSSSSSSAATNLQPQETLVGPINMYGHEAASCSFSDGSSVDKDHHHHQFNHHQQVPNNNLQGFSPSHHGNEILGLGDQDIINYGSNSTR; via the exons ATGGCTCCGAAGAGGAAGAGAACATCACCGGCAACGTCTTACCAGGTCTTCCTGAGCTTCAGAGGACCCGACACCCGCCAGGGATTCACGGATGTCCTTTACCATGCTCTTGTAGATGCCGGGATTCGTGTATTCAGAGACAATGAGGAGATCCGTAAAGGCGAGTATATCGGCGAGGAGATCCTGAGAGCCATCGAGGACTCCAGGATCTTTGTGCCCATCTTCTCCAGGACCTATGCTTTCAGTAAGTGGTGCCTCATTGAACTCGCAAAAATGGTGGAGTCCAAGGAGAAATCAAGCGGCAGTAAAAGGATCCTGCCCATTTTCTATGATGCAAGCGTCAATGATGTCAAACTTAAGACGGAGTTGTACACTGAAGCTCTATCAATACACAGGGAGAAGTTCAGTCCCAACACAGTGCAGCAGTGGGAGAAGACTCTTCGAGAAGCTGGAAAAATCAAGGGATGGGAGCTGAAGGATAAAGG TCATGCAGAATTTGCTAAGGAATTCGTCAGGAAGGTTTCGGTGGAgttgaaagtgaaaaaaaaatatgtgactGGGAGCCTAGTTGAGAGGATTGATGAGCAAGATGCTCTTATGAGCTTGTTGGATCTGAAGTCCTCTCATGATGTTCGGTTGGTCTGGATCCATGGAATGGGGGGGATCGGTAAGACGACACTTGCCCAGGCTGTTTTCAACCGGCTCTGTGATCACTTTGGCGGCAGCAGCTTCCTTCTAGACATGCGAGAAACAGCCAACCGCAAAGGTATTGAATACTTGCAGAGACAACTCTTGCAAGATCTTGGTGTTAAATCAGCAGACGTCACTGACGAAAACGACGGGATCTGGATGATCAGCGAAAAGTTGCAGAACAGGAAAGTACTAGTTATTTTCGATGATGTAGACGACCTGGAGCAAATTGGGAAACTAGCGGGAGAGGCTGGTTGGTTTGGAGAGGGAAGCAGGATAATCATCACCTCCCGGAATAAGAATGTTCCTGTGTTTGAGGGAGGAAGAGTTGAGATATTGGAAGCAGAGCCGATGAAATTTGAAGAATCTCTCCTCCTTTTCAGCAGGCATGCCTTTGGGAACGAGAATCCACCTGAAGACTTCCGCGACCTTTCAGAGGAAGTCGTCAGAATTACGGGAGGGCTTCCCTTGGCTCTTGAAGTAGTAGGTTCACAACTTCGGACAAGTTACGAGCATCGTGACCGTGTCCATTGGGATCATATGATTGGTGCCTTACAGAAAATACCGGCCAGGAAGGTCCAAGACAGGCTTAAGATAAGTTATGATGCCTTAGACTGGGAAGCGAAGCAGATATTCCTTGATATCGCGTGTTTCTTCATTAACGAggagaaaacaaaagcaatTTATATGTGGCAATCCTGTGGCTTTGAACCATATCTGGCAGTGAAAGAGCTTGTTGATGCGTCCCTCATAAAACTCGCAGATGAGAACAAGTTCTCGATGCATGATCAGCTGCGGGACCTTGGAAGAAAAATTGTTCGTGATGAGAGGTTAAAGGACCCCGGAAAGCCTTGCAGTAGAATATGGATGCATGAGGATGCTCTAAAAGTGCTGCGAGAAGAAGAG GGCAAAGAAAATGTTGAGATGCTTAGTCTTTCATACAATGAACTCTCCAAAGATTTTATCCTTACGAAACAGGAACTGAAGAGTTTCAAGAATCTTAGATTTCTCAGTCTCTGTGGATCAAATTTTTTGGGAGACCTTGAGCATGCCCTCCCCAAGTTGATATGGCTTTCATGGCGTTCTTGCCCTGACGTATTTCAGGGAACTAATCTGTATCTGAAGAATCTGATCGTGCTTGACCTCTCCAGAAGTCTCATAAGTGAAACATGGAAAGGATGGTCCCAAATCGGG ATGTGTAAGGAGTTGAAAGTTCTAGATCTCACAAGTTGCCACCGCTTGACCAAGACGCCTGACTTATCGGTGTGCACGAAATTGGAGAGACTAATACTTAACGATTGCGTGAATCTGGTGGAAATAGACCATTCCGTGGGAACATTGAAATGCCTAAAGTACTTGAACGCCAGTGGCTGTCATTATCTCAGAGACGTTCCGGAAGTAATATGCTCTTTGGATGGAGTCGAGGAGATAGTCATGGTAGCAAAAGGCAACTTCCGAGATATTCTCAAGCTTCCAGACTCCATCGGGACACTCTCCAGGCTTAAGCACCTGTCTGTGAGTTTGGCAAGGAGTACACCTCCAAACTCACTTGGATATCTAAAATCACTGGTTAAGTTGGACCTGTCatggtcaaagatggccgaactACCTGAGTCCATTGGAGGACTGGTGAAACTTGAGTATCTGTCCTTACACTTCTGTAGAGGAATAAAGGAGCTCCCAGATTCGATGCGGGATCTGAAATCGCTGGCTGAGCTGGATATTTCGATGTCGGGAATCACTCGACTGCCATCAATTAAGTATTTGCAGGAACTGAAAGTGATCAATATGAGAGGTAGTGTTATCGAATGGATTCCCATATCCATTAGGAAGCTGAAGAAGTTGGAAAAGTTGGACATCCAGGATTGCGATCATCTACGATATATCCCAACGGCAATGGACCCTTCCTTGCTAACGGTCTCATGCTCTGCCCCAGAGATGGGATTTGGAGAACAACGGACGAGGATTGACTG GGAAACACACTTAGAGAGCCAGAGAGAGATGGGAAGAGCACCGTGCTGTGACAAGGCAAATGTAAAGAAAGGGCCGTGGTCTCCCGAAGAAGACGCGAAGCTCAAGGATTACATCGAGAAACATGGGACTGGGGGCAACTGGTTCGCTCTCCCTCGGACAGCCG GTCTAAAGAGATGTTGGAAGAGCTGCCGGTTAAGATGGCTCAACTATCTCAGGCCAAACATTAAACATGGCGAATTCTCCGATGTCGAAGACCGTGTCATCTGCACTCTTTTTGCTACTATCGGGAGCAG GTGGTCCATAATAGCCGCACAGCTGCCCGGGCGGACGACCAATGGTATCAAGAACTACTGGAACATGAAGCTGAAGAAGAAGCTCATGGGCAATTTCTACATCAACCCTCCAGGTACTAGTAACCTTTCTTGTGGATTGCCGTCGACACCCGAACAACGACACCACTTCATCGCTCCCTTCTCTCCAACGATCCCAACACTGTCAGTCCCAAGCTCTTCCACTTCGAACTTCTACGAACTCAGTCCATTCAATTCCTCATCATCCTCATCAGCAGCAACAAACCTTCAGCCCCAAGAGACCCTTGTGGGCCCCATCAATATGTACGGTCACGAAGCTGCTAGCTGCAGCTTCTCCGATGGAAGCTCCGTCGACAaagatcatcatcatcatcagttCAATCATCACCAGCAGGTGCCCAACAATAATCTGCAGGGCTTCTCACCGTCTCACCATGGGAATGAGATCTTGGGGCTGGGCGATCAAGACATCATTAACTACGGCAGCAACAGTACACGTTAG
- the LOC116187903 gene encoding TMV resistance protein N-like isoform X1, translated as MAPKRKRTSPATSYQVFLSFRGPDTRQGFTDVLYHALVDAGIRVFRDNEEIRKGEYIGEEILRAIEDSRIFVPIFSRTYAFSKWCLIELAKMVESKEKSSGSKRILPIFYDASVNDVKLKTELYTEALSIHREKFSPNTVQQWEKTLREAGKIKGWELKDKGHAEFAKEFVRKVSVELKVKKKYVTGSLVERIDEQDALMSLLDLKSSHDVRLVWIHGMGGIGKTTLAQAVFNRLCDHFGGSSFLLDMRETANRKGIEYLQRQLLQDLGVKSADVTDENDGIWMISEKLQNRKVLVIFDDVDDLEQIGKLAGEAGWFGEGSRIIITSRNKNVPVFEGGRVEILEAEPMKFEESLLLFSRHAFGNENPPEDFRDLSEEVVRITGGLPLALEVVGSQLRTSYEHRDRVHWDHMIGALQKIPARKVQDRLKISYDALDWEAKQIFLDIACFFINEEKTKAIYMWQSCGFEPYLAVKELVDASLIKLADENKFSMHDQLRDLGRKIVRDERLKDPGKPCSRIWMHEDALKVLREEEGKENVEMLSLSYNELSKDFILTKQELKSFKNLRFLSLCGSNFLGDLEHALPKLIWLSWRSCPDVFQGTNLYLKNLIVLDLSRSLISETWKGWSQIGMCKELKVLDLTSCHRLTKTPDLSVCTKLERLILNDCVNLVEIDHSVGTLKCLKYLNASGCHYLRDVPEVICSLDGVEEIVMVAKGNFRDILKLPDSIGTLSRLKHLSVSLARSTPPNSLGYLKSLVKLDLSWSKMAELPESIGGLVKLEYLSLHFCRGIKELPDSMRDLKSLAELDISMSGITRLPSIKYLQELKVINMRGSVIEWIPISIRKLKKLEKLDIQDCDHLRYIPTAMDPSLLTVSCSAPEMGFGEQRTRIDWETHLESQREMGRAPCCDKANVKKGPWSPEEDAKLKDYIEKHGTGGNWFALPRTAGLKRCWKSCQLRYKEMGRAPCCDQANVKKGPWSAEEDAKLNDYIEKHGTGVNWITLPRTAGLKRCWKSCRLRWLNYLRPNIKHGEFSDVEDRVICTLFATIGSRWSIIAAQLPGRTTNGIKNYWNMKLKKKLMGNFYINPPGTSNLSCGLPSTPEQRHHFIAPFSPTIPTLSVPSSSTSNFYELSPFNSSSSSSAATNLQPQETLVGPINMYGHEAASCSFSDGSSVDKDHHHHQFNHHQQVPNNNLQGFSPSHHGNEILGLGDQDIINYGSNSTR; from the exons ATGGCTCCGAAGAGGAAGAGAACATCACCGGCAACGTCTTACCAGGTCTTCCTGAGCTTCAGAGGACCCGACACCCGCCAGGGATTCACGGATGTCCTTTACCATGCTCTTGTAGATGCCGGGATTCGTGTATTCAGAGACAATGAGGAGATCCGTAAAGGCGAGTATATCGGCGAGGAGATCCTGAGAGCCATCGAGGACTCCAGGATCTTTGTGCCCATCTTCTCCAGGACCTATGCTTTCAGTAAGTGGTGCCTCATTGAACTCGCAAAAATGGTGGAGTCCAAGGAGAAATCAAGCGGCAGTAAAAGGATCCTGCCCATTTTCTATGATGCAAGCGTCAATGATGTCAAACTTAAGACGGAGTTGTACACTGAAGCTCTATCAATACACAGGGAGAAGTTCAGTCCCAACACAGTGCAGCAGTGGGAGAAGACTCTTCGAGAAGCTGGAAAAATCAAGGGATGGGAGCTGAAGGATAAAGG TCATGCAGAATTTGCTAAGGAATTCGTCAGGAAGGTTTCGGTGGAgttgaaagtgaaaaaaaaatatgtgactGGGAGCCTAGTTGAGAGGATTGATGAGCAAGATGCTCTTATGAGCTTGTTGGATCTGAAGTCCTCTCATGATGTTCGGTTGGTCTGGATCCATGGAATGGGGGGGATCGGTAAGACGACACTTGCCCAGGCTGTTTTCAACCGGCTCTGTGATCACTTTGGCGGCAGCAGCTTCCTTCTAGACATGCGAGAAACAGCCAACCGCAAAGGTATTGAATACTTGCAGAGACAACTCTTGCAAGATCTTGGTGTTAAATCAGCAGACGTCACTGACGAAAACGACGGGATCTGGATGATCAGCGAAAAGTTGCAGAACAGGAAAGTACTAGTTATTTTCGATGATGTAGACGACCTGGAGCAAATTGGGAAACTAGCGGGAGAGGCTGGTTGGTTTGGAGAGGGAAGCAGGATAATCATCACCTCCCGGAATAAGAATGTTCCTGTGTTTGAGGGAGGAAGAGTTGAGATATTGGAAGCAGAGCCGATGAAATTTGAAGAATCTCTCCTCCTTTTCAGCAGGCATGCCTTTGGGAACGAGAATCCACCTGAAGACTTCCGCGACCTTTCAGAGGAAGTCGTCAGAATTACGGGAGGGCTTCCCTTGGCTCTTGAAGTAGTAGGTTCACAACTTCGGACAAGTTACGAGCATCGTGACCGTGTCCATTGGGATCATATGATTGGTGCCTTACAGAAAATACCGGCCAGGAAGGTCCAAGACAGGCTTAAGATAAGTTATGATGCCTTAGACTGGGAAGCGAAGCAGATATTCCTTGATATCGCGTGTTTCTTCATTAACGAggagaaaacaaaagcaatTTATATGTGGCAATCCTGTGGCTTTGAACCATATCTGGCAGTGAAAGAGCTTGTTGATGCGTCCCTCATAAAACTCGCAGATGAGAACAAGTTCTCGATGCATGATCAGCTGCGGGACCTTGGAAGAAAAATTGTTCGTGATGAGAGGTTAAAGGACCCCGGAAAGCCTTGCAGTAGAATATGGATGCATGAGGATGCTCTAAAAGTGCTGCGAGAAGAAGAG GGCAAAGAAAATGTTGAGATGCTTAGTCTTTCATACAATGAACTCTCCAAAGATTTTATCCTTACGAAACAGGAACTGAAGAGTTTCAAGAATCTTAGATTTCTCAGTCTCTGTGGATCAAATTTTTTGGGAGACCTTGAGCATGCCCTCCCCAAGTTGATATGGCTTTCATGGCGTTCTTGCCCTGACGTATTTCAGGGAACTAATCTGTATCTGAAGAATCTGATCGTGCTTGACCTCTCCAGAAGTCTCATAAGTGAAACATGGAAAGGATGGTCCCAAATCGGG ATGTGTAAGGAGTTGAAAGTTCTAGATCTCACAAGTTGCCACCGCTTGACCAAGACGCCTGACTTATCGGTGTGCACGAAATTGGAGAGACTAATACTTAACGATTGCGTGAATCTGGTGGAAATAGACCATTCCGTGGGAACATTGAAATGCCTAAAGTACTTGAACGCCAGTGGCTGTCATTATCTCAGAGACGTTCCGGAAGTAATATGCTCTTTGGATGGAGTCGAGGAGATAGTCATGGTAGCAAAAGGCAACTTCCGAGATATTCTCAAGCTTCCAGACTCCATCGGGACACTCTCCAGGCTTAAGCACCTGTCTGTGAGTTTGGCAAGGAGTACACCTCCAAACTCACTTGGATATCTAAAATCACTGGTTAAGTTGGACCTGTCatggtcaaagatggccgaactACCTGAGTCCATTGGAGGACTGGTGAAACTTGAGTATCTGTCCTTACACTTCTGTAGAGGAATAAAGGAGCTCCCAGATTCGATGCGGGATCTGAAATCGCTGGCTGAGCTGGATATTTCGATGTCGGGAATCACTCGACTGCCATCAATTAAGTATTTGCAGGAACTGAAAGTGATCAATATGAGAGGTAGTGTTATCGAATGGATTCCCATATCCATTAGGAAGCTGAAGAAGTTGGAAAAGTTGGACATCCAGGATTGCGATCATCTACGATATATCCCAACGGCAATGGACCCTTCCTTGCTAACGGTCTCATGCTCTGCCCCAGAGATGGGATTTGGAGAACAACGGACGAGGATTGACTG GGAAACACACTTAGAGAGCCAGAGAGAGATGGGAAGAGCACCGTGCTGTGACAAGGCAAATGTAAAGAAAGGGCCGTGGTCTCCCGAAGAAGACGCGAAGCTCAAGGATTACATCGAGAAACATGGGACTGGGGGCAACTGGTTCGCTCTCCCTCGGACAGCCG GTCTAAAGAGATGTTGGAAGAGCTGCCAGTTAAGGTATAAAGAGATGGGAAGAGCACCGTGCTGTGACCAGGCAAATGTAAAGAAAGGGCCATGGTCTGCCGAAGAAGATGCGAAGCTCAATGACTACATCGAGAAACATGGGACCGGGGTCAACTGGATCACTCTCCCTCGGACAGCCG GTCTAAAGAGATGTTGGAAGAGCTGCCGGTTAAGATGGCTCAACTATCTCAGGCCAAACATTAAACATGGCGAATTCTCCGATGTCGAAGACCGTGTCATCTGCACTCTTTTTGCTACTATCGGGAGCAG GTGGTCCATAATAGCCGCACAGCTGCCCGGGCGGACGACCAATGGTATCAAGAACTACTGGAACATGAAGCTGAAGAAGAAGCTCATGGGCAATTTCTACATCAACCCTCCAGGTACTAGTAACCTTTCTTGTGGATTGCCGTCGACACCCGAACAACGACACCACTTCATCGCTCCCTTCTCTCCAACGATCCCAACACTGTCAGTCCCAAGCTCTTCCACTTCGAACTTCTACGAACTCAGTCCATTCAATTCCTCATCATCCTCATCAGCAGCAACAAACCTTCAGCCCCAAGAGACCCTTGTGGGCCCCATCAATATGTACGGTCACGAAGCTGCTAGCTGCAGCTTCTCCGATGGAAGCTCCGTCGACAaagatcatcatcatcatcagttCAATCATCACCAGCAGGTGCCCAACAATAATCTGCAGGGCTTCTCACCGTCTCACCATGGGAATGAGATCTTGGGGCTGGGCGATCAAGACATCATTAACTACGGCAGCAACAGTACACGTTAG
- the LOC116187903 gene encoding TMV resistance protein N-like isoform X3: MSLLDLKSSHDVRLVWIHGMGGIGKTTLAQAVFNRLCDHFGGSSFLLDMRETANRKGIEYLQRQLLQDLGVKSADVTDENDGIWMISEKLQNRKVLVIFDDVDDLEQIGKLAGEAGWFGEGSRIIITSRNKNVPVFEGGRVEILEAEPMKFEESLLLFSRHAFGNENPPEDFRDLSEEVVRITGGLPLALEVVGSQLRTSYEHRDRVHWDHMIGALQKIPARKVQDRLKISYDALDWEAKQIFLDIACFFINEEKTKAIYMWQSCGFEPYLAVKELVDASLIKLADENKFSMHDQLRDLGRKIVRDERLKDPGKPCSRIWMHEDALKVLREEEGKENVEMLSLSYNELSKDFILTKQELKSFKNLRFLSLCGSNFLGDLEHALPKLIWLSWRSCPDVFQGTNLYLKNLIVLDLSRSLISETWKGWSQIGMCKELKVLDLTSCHRLTKTPDLSVCTKLERLILNDCVNLVEIDHSVGTLKCLKYLNASGCHYLRDVPEVICSLDGVEEIVMVAKGNFRDILKLPDSIGTLSRLKHLSVSLARSTPPNSLGYLKSLVKLDLSWSKMAELPESIGGLVKLEYLSLHFCRGIKELPDSMRDLKSLAELDISMSGITRLPSIKYLQELKVINMRGSVIEWIPISIRKLKKLEKLDIQDCDHLRYIPTAMDPSLLTVSCSAPEMGFGEQRTRIDWETHLESQREMGRAPCCDKANVKKGPWSPEEDAKLKDYIEKHGTGGNWFALPRTAGLKRCWKSCQLRYKEMGRAPCCDQANVKKGPWSAEEDAKLNDYIEKHGTGVNWITLPRTAGLKRCWKSCRLRWLNYLRPNIKHGEFSDVEDRVICTLFATIGSRWSIIAAQLPGRTTNGIKNYWNMKLKKKLMGNFYINPPGTSNLSCGLPSTPEQRHHFIAPFSPTIPTLSVPSSSTSNFYELSPFNSSSSSSAATNLQPQETLVGPINMYGHEAASCSFSDGSSVDKDHHHHQFNHHQQVPNNNLQGFSPSHHGNEILGLGDQDIINYGSNSTR; encoded by the exons ATGAGCTTGTTGGATCTGAAGTCCTCTCATGATGTTCGGTTGGTCTGGATCCATGGAATGGGGGGGATCGGTAAGACGACACTTGCCCAGGCTGTTTTCAACCGGCTCTGTGATCACTTTGGCGGCAGCAGCTTCCTTCTAGACATGCGAGAAACAGCCAACCGCAAAGGTATTGAATACTTGCAGAGACAACTCTTGCAAGATCTTGGTGTTAAATCAGCAGACGTCACTGACGAAAACGACGGGATCTGGATGATCAGCGAAAAGTTGCAGAACAGGAAAGTACTAGTTATTTTCGATGATGTAGACGACCTGGAGCAAATTGGGAAACTAGCGGGAGAGGCTGGTTGGTTTGGAGAGGGAAGCAGGATAATCATCACCTCCCGGAATAAGAATGTTCCTGTGTTTGAGGGAGGAAGAGTTGAGATATTGGAAGCAGAGCCGATGAAATTTGAAGAATCTCTCCTCCTTTTCAGCAGGCATGCCTTTGGGAACGAGAATCCACCTGAAGACTTCCGCGACCTTTCAGAGGAAGTCGTCAGAATTACGGGAGGGCTTCCCTTGGCTCTTGAAGTAGTAGGTTCACAACTTCGGACAAGTTACGAGCATCGTGACCGTGTCCATTGGGATCATATGATTGGTGCCTTACAGAAAATACCGGCCAGGAAGGTCCAAGACAGGCTTAAGATAAGTTATGATGCCTTAGACTGGGAAGCGAAGCAGATATTCCTTGATATCGCGTGTTTCTTCATTAACGAggagaaaacaaaagcaatTTATATGTGGCAATCCTGTGGCTTTGAACCATATCTGGCAGTGAAAGAGCTTGTTGATGCGTCCCTCATAAAACTCGCAGATGAGAACAAGTTCTCGATGCATGATCAGCTGCGGGACCTTGGAAGAAAAATTGTTCGTGATGAGAGGTTAAAGGACCCCGGAAAGCCTTGCAGTAGAATATGGATGCATGAGGATGCTCTAAAAGTGCTGCGAGAAGAAGAG GGCAAAGAAAATGTTGAGATGCTTAGTCTTTCATACAATGAACTCTCCAAAGATTTTATCCTTACGAAACAGGAACTGAAGAGTTTCAAGAATCTTAGATTTCTCAGTCTCTGTGGATCAAATTTTTTGGGAGACCTTGAGCATGCCCTCCCCAAGTTGATATGGCTTTCATGGCGTTCTTGCCCTGACGTATTTCAGGGAACTAATCTGTATCTGAAGAATCTGATCGTGCTTGACCTCTCCAGAAGTCTCATAAGTGAAACATGGAAAGGATGGTCCCAAATCGGG ATGTGTAAGGAGTTGAAAGTTCTAGATCTCACAAGTTGCCACCGCTTGACCAAGACGCCTGACTTATCGGTGTGCACGAAATTGGAGAGACTAATACTTAACGATTGCGTGAATCTGGTGGAAATAGACCATTCCGTGGGAACATTGAAATGCCTAAAGTACTTGAACGCCAGTGGCTGTCATTATCTCAGAGACGTTCCGGAAGTAATATGCTCTTTGGATGGAGTCGAGGAGATAGTCATGGTAGCAAAAGGCAACTTCCGAGATATTCTCAAGCTTCCAGACTCCATCGGGACACTCTCCAGGCTTAAGCACCTGTCTGTGAGTTTGGCAAGGAGTACACCTCCAAACTCACTTGGATATCTAAAATCACTGGTTAAGTTGGACCTGTCatggtcaaagatggccgaactACCTGAGTCCATTGGAGGACTGGTGAAACTTGAGTATCTGTCCTTACACTTCTGTAGAGGAATAAAGGAGCTCCCAGATTCGATGCGGGATCTGAAATCGCTGGCTGAGCTGGATATTTCGATGTCGGGAATCACTCGACTGCCATCAATTAAGTATTTGCAGGAACTGAAAGTGATCAATATGAGAGGTAGTGTTATCGAATGGATTCCCATATCCATTAGGAAGCTGAAGAAGTTGGAAAAGTTGGACATCCAGGATTGCGATCATCTACGATATATCCCAACGGCAATGGACCCTTCCTTGCTAACGGTCTCATGCTCTGCCCCAGAGATGGGATTTGGAGAACAACGGACGAGGATTGACTG GGAAACACACTTAGAGAGCCAGAGAGAGATGGGAAGAGCACCGTGCTGTGACAAGGCAAATGTAAAGAAAGGGCCGTGGTCTCCCGAAGAAGACGCGAAGCTCAAGGATTACATCGAGAAACATGGGACTGGGGGCAACTGGTTCGCTCTCCCTCGGACAGCCG GTCTAAAGAGATGTTGGAAGAGCTGCCAGTTAAGGTATAAAGAGATGGGAAGAGCACCGTGCTGTGACCAGGCAAATGTAAAGAAAGGGCCATGGTCTGCCGAAGAAGATGCGAAGCTCAATGACTACATCGAGAAACATGGGACCGGGGTCAACTGGATCACTCTCCCTCGGACAGCCG GTCTAAAGAGATGTTGGAAGAGCTGCCGGTTAAGATGGCTCAACTATCTCAGGCCAAACATTAAACATGGCGAATTCTCCGATGTCGAAGACCGTGTCATCTGCACTCTTTTTGCTACTATCGGGAGCAG GTGGTCCATAATAGCCGCACAGCTGCCCGGGCGGACGACCAATGGTATCAAGAACTACTGGAACATGAAGCTGAAGAAGAAGCTCATGGGCAATTTCTACATCAACCCTCCAGGTACTAGTAACCTTTCTTGTGGATTGCCGTCGACACCCGAACAACGACACCACTTCATCGCTCCCTTCTCTCCAACGATCCCAACACTGTCAGTCCCAAGCTCTTCCACTTCGAACTTCTACGAACTCAGTCCATTCAATTCCTCATCATCCTCATCAGCAGCAACAAACCTTCAGCCCCAAGAGACCCTTGTGGGCCCCATCAATATGTACGGTCACGAAGCTGCTAGCTGCAGCTTCTCCGATGGAAGCTCCGTCGACAaagatcatcatcatcatcagttCAATCATCACCAGCAGGTGCCCAACAATAATCTGCAGGGCTTCTCACCGTCTCACCATGGGAATGAGATCTTGGGGCTGGGCGATCAAGACATCATTAACTACGGCAGCAACAGTACACGTTAG